A genome region from Triticum aestivum cultivar Chinese Spring chromosome 2B, IWGSC CS RefSeq v2.1, whole genome shotgun sequence includes the following:
- the LOC123046564 gene encoding flavonoid O-methyltransferase-like protein Os11g0303600 translates to MANTSSAELLQAEAELVRHSLGYLKSMALHSAVKLGIPDALHRCGGAASLPDLLSTLALPCSKRPYLSRLMKMLAVEGIFTAVAVDVPAAGEGVATVPSVRYGLSPVSRLLVSGSGACLSPCMLMGTSPLFLEASLRLPQWFQRDGEGEPAFAMAHGESPYGAAGHDMEFNALVNEAMGSDSRYMAELVVRDCGEVFTGLTSLVDVGGGNGTMATAIAKAFPHVRCSVLDLPHVIQGVSAHESVEFAAGDMMEYVPPADAVLLKCVLHNWSDEDCVKILTKCREAIAQGARAGKVIIIDAVVGSPSHSQQVLEAQVLMDMQMMMLFMSKEREELNWQKIFMEAGFSHYKIQPVLGMRSIIQLYP, encoded by the exons ATGGCCAACACCTCAAGCGCTGAGCTTCTGCAAGCTGAGGCAGAGCTTGTGCGCCACTCCTTAGGCTACCTCAAGTCCATGGCGTTGCACAGCGCGGTAAAGCTTGGAATCCCCGATGCTCTCCACCGCTGCGGTGGCGCGGCCTCTTTGCCCGACCTGTTATCCACCCTTGCCCTCCCTTGTAGCAAACGACCATACCTGTCTCGGCTCATGAAGATGCTAGCCGTGGAAGGAATCTTCACGGCTGTGGCTGTTGATGTTCCTGCCGCTGGCGAGGGCGTCGCCACTGTGCCGAGCGTCCGGTACGGCCTCAGCCCGGTGTCTCGCCTTCTCGTCAGCGGCAGCGGCGCGTGCCTGTCCCCGTGCATGCTCATGGGCACCTCGCCGCTGTTTCTGGAGGCTTCTCTCCGACTGCCCCAGTGGTTTCAGAGGGACGGCGAGGGTGAGCCGGCGTTCGCCATGGCGCACGGCGAGAGCCCCTACGGCGCCGCTGGCCATGACATGGAGTTCAACGCGCTGGTGAACGAGGCGATGGGGTCCGACAGCCGATACATGGCGGAGCTCGTCGTCCGCGATTGCGGCGAGGTGTTCACGGGCCTAACGTCTCTGGTCGACGTCGGCGGCGGGAACGGCACCATGGCGACGGCCATCGCCAAGGCCTTCCCGCATGTCAGGTGTTCGGTGTTGGACCTCCCACATGTTATACAAGGCGTCTCAGCACATGAGTCGGTTGAGTTTGCTGCCGGCGACATGATGGAATACGTTCCACCAGCTGATGCAGTTCTGCTTAAG TGTGTGCTACACAACTGGAGCGACGAGGATTGTGTGAAGATCCTGACAAAATGCAGAGAGGCCATTGCTCAAGGAGCGAGAGCAGGGAAGGTGATAATCATCGATGCTGTTGTTGGATCTCCCTCACACTCACAGCAAGTACTTGAAGCTCAAGTCTTGATGGACATGCAAATGATGATGTTGTTCATGAGCAAAGAACGCGAGGAACTCAACTGGCAAAAGATATTCATGGAAGCAGGATTTAGTCATTACAAAATACAGCCTGTCCTAGGAATGCGATCCATCATCCAACTCTACCCATAG